Within Wyeomyia smithii strain HCP4-BCI-WySm-NY-G18 chromosome 2, ASM2978416v1, whole genome shotgun sequence, the genomic segment CCGTATCACAATTCAATTCACGCGACTGACGTAACACAAGCAATGCACTGTTTCTTGCAAGAGAGACGCATCCTGGAGAATCTGAGTCCGTTGGAAATTATGGCGTCGTTGATCGGTGCCGTCACCCACGACCTGGACCATCCTGGTGTAAATCAACCGTTCTTGATAGCGACCTCCAACCACTTGGCGGCGCTGTACGAGAACACATCGGTGCTAGAAAATCATCACTGGCGATCGGCCGTCGGCTGTTTGCTGGAGAGTGGCGTAGCGGAGCAAATACAGGGCATTCGACCGGAACTGGAAAAGCAAATCAGCTCTCTAATCCTGGCGACTGATATCACCAGACAACAGGAATTCATTTCCAAATTCCGAGAGTATCTTGGCAGAGAAAGTCTCGACATGCGTGATAAGGAACATAGACACTTCATTTTGCAAATCGCACTGAAATGTGCGGATATTTCGAATCCCTGCCGGCCATGGGATATCAGTAAAAAGTGGAGTATGAAAGTATGCGAGGAGTTCTTCCGCCAAGGTGACTATGAAAGACAGCTCAATTTACCCGTAACTTCTTTATGTGATCGTCATTCAACGTCGGTGCCCAAAATCCAGACCGggtttttcaaatttgttgTGACCCCTTTGATGGACGAATGGCATCGCTTTCTTAAGACAGATCTTTCTCATAATATGATGTATCATTTAAAATTCAACCAAAACCAGTGGGAAAGCAAACTGCAGGCAGAAATCAACGAAGAAACCCGAACAGAAATATCGGATGCTGAACTGCTTGAAGAAGAGGTGGCGGACGAGAGCGATGACCAGGACGAACCAGCATTGGATCTTTCGGATAGTTCGGAAGTGTTAATTCCGAATATCAGCAAGTTCGAACGTCGTGGTTCGCTTCAAATTCCTGGTTTTTGCAGTGCTCGAAATGAACGTCGATTTTCTGTGCCAGTACATAGCATACCGAAAATTGTGCTTCCCGCGCGAGACCACCGTGGTTCAAATCACCCACCAGAATCGATTCAGGAGAGCGACGAGCATAAGTTTGACAACGATTCGCTCTCTATATTCTCATCGGACAGTGACAGTCTGCATAGGGGAGCCCGTGGTTCATCTACCGGAAGTACGGCTGACCGTGAGCGTCCGTTGAGTGCTGAGAATCTTCTTCCAGACTGTAGTATCGCTTCAATGACCGATGGTGTATGTGGTGATCGATTGAATCTTGTGCTTCACGGTGCCGTTAGTGTAGGCAATACCGCAAATCTTCTCACCGTTGGAACTTCCAAGCATCTAATCAGACAACAAACCTTCCCACCGTTGCAACCATACATACGCACCCGTTACATGTCTTCACAAGCAGAGCTCGGTGCTTGTCCTGAGGCACTGCTCGAATCGAACTCCAGCAGCAGCTCTTCCAATTCCCACCCAGATGGAAACAGTGAATCTCGTGGCGTTTTAGTGGCTAAGAAGAAAGAAACTAGCAAGCGAGAAACGGATTCGTCCAGTTCCGTAGATAAGGCCAAAATTCCGAAGCTCTCTCTAGGCCAGAAGGAGAATCTCGACCCGTCGATGCTAAAACGAACCCTAAGCCGAAGGCGCGGTTCTGCACCGGTCACCGTCGCGTTACCACCGAAGCCAACCGATCCGGAACTCAACGTTCCATTCATCATCAAAGGCTGTGATCTACGGCGAGGTTCTGTGCCGGCCGAGTTTATCACCACCATGCGTAGGATTTTTCCTCCAACATTACAGTAATTTAACTTAATCAACTTTTCGTTCCTAATAGATACAAAAGACCAAACAAACGGTACCCAGCCGGAACCGCCCTCGTTGCCGAACAACATCGGTCCGGTCTACAATACCCAGCGACGCGGGTCGGTTCCCTGCGAAGGCTCCAACAGTGTTGTGATCCGTAGTAGCTTTAGCATCAAGCGACGCAGTGCGAAGAAAGCCCTCCGGCGACGTTCATCCGGTGGGGCTGAGATCCTCAGCCCAATTCTTTCGGAGGATGCAACGCCCGGCAGCAGCTCAGCATCGTCGACCGCCTGGCAGCGGTTCAAACGGCGTACCGATACCGATAATCTTCTGTCCCGGCGGCGTGGATCGCTGCCGGTTGAGGTGCTTACGATCGGATATTCAGGTAAGTTGCAATTATTTTTACTGTATAACAACAAAGAAATAGATAATACTGATAAACGCAGGTTTTGACGTTGAgctcaaactttttgaaaaaagtgaaagaCAGCttcttaaccattcctgtgatttttggtgcACCTaaagaaaataactttttcagagacttaaatgggGTTTCCAACGTAGCCtacgttaaagcgacgaacccgacaACCAATTATTCTACGTCAAATTGACGCACTTCTAACCAacctaggggcaccaaaattcaaaggaatgtttaaaaagctataatctttcttggACAGTTATTTGGAGCTTTGCGGCCAATTGTTTGTCGACCAGTTTTCTTAGGACCGTTTCTCTTGAAAATCATACTTTGATTGATTAAAAATCATTCATTGATTCGAAACTTCATACGCTATTATAGAGAGTAGGTCAAGCATATTTTTTGGAATTCAATCGTTTTATAGTAGTTCATCATACTCTGTTGTTCTGTAACATAATTCACAATTTATTCATTCCACAATTTAATCATTCACCCGGCAAACTTCTAATAAaataacattccaaattcattgattccttgcgatgtgtttatagtctgcaaatgcacgacgaatcagcTATAggttatgatcaaagtcaagagtcaaatcgtttgaaatgattggttttatcggaatgataacatcctcgacttttggcttctgtacatcacctttatTCTGAATAAAttcttattgggtggtattcggtcattttcagctgtttttctggcatcaatttgacaccggaaatacccatattgggtggtactcagtctcgattacggaaatattcatattgagtattattcggtcattttcagtgtttcccagaagttcataatggtgtctgagttCAATATTCAGCTCCTTGCGTCAttttggttccggagatactcatattgggaggtatttgtcactttagactgttttccagaaaccggaagtcgtcatcttggacctCACAATGGCATGTGAAATATATTTCTgtcctctgggcgtcattctagttccggaaacattcatattgaatggtatttggtcattttcggcagtttgccagacaccggaagtcgccatctttgaattcaaaatggtgtctgtgatcgatttttagcttctgtgcatcattctggttccgaagatacccatattggatgaaaatcggccatttgggctattttccagaatccggaagttgccatcttacgattaaaaatgttgtctgaggtcgatttgtggttccggtgcatcattacgatttcggaaatacccatattgggtgatattcggtcactttccgctgtttttcagaacccgggagtcgccatcttggatttcaaaatggcatttggagacactttctggcctctgagcgtcattctggttggaaAAACATCCAGAAACATTTGAATGGTATTttgtcagaaaccggaagtccaaaatggtgtctatgattgatttcagctcctgtgtatcattctaaatccggatattattatattgagtGGAAATCGGCAACTTTTGGCTGTtctccggaaaccggaagttgccatcttacatttcaaaatattgtttgaggtcgatttgtggtttcagtgcatcattacgatttcagaaatacccatatagggtggtattcggtcacttCCCGCTGTTTTCAAAAACCagaagccgccatcttggatttcaaaatggtatttggagacattttctggcctctgggcatcatcctggTTTCGGAAACACCaatattagaaaccggaagtttccatcctaAATTAAggaatggcgtctggagtcgagttttggctcctgtacgatcattttaggctgttttgcGTAAAACCatgttgaaatatctgtttaatttgtatgggagacctcccTCCCCTTCCAGACTACAGAGAAGTGttaaaccaccatagaaatttgtgtttaatttgtacaagagccctcccatccagaagtaAAAGGTgtatcgaaccaccatgaaaatatttattgCTCTCCAAAACCTAACATGCAAAATTTAGTTCTATTTACTGGATTTGTActtgagttgtgaagaaatttgattTTCGTTTGTATGAACCCGCTTCTTCAtaagaggaaggggtgtcgaaccgccatgaaaatttttcttgctctcaaaaacctcaacatgtcaaatttggttccatttacttgataatttctcaaaatgtgcagaaatttgtgtttcatatataggaaacccctcccttccagaagagggataggtttcaaactattatggacatatttgttacctctaaaaagattcacatgccaaatttgattacatttagttggttagttttcgggatgtgcagaaatttgtgtttcatttgtatgggacccttccaGAAGatggaggggtctcgaactatcgtAGTctcctttctcggcccctaaattccctatgtacaaaatttcacgccgatcggttcagtagtttccaagcctaactatatggatcagacagacaggcagacagacaaagctgcatttttatatgtttagatgttTAGATACTCCATGTTATTTGATCACGCTGAACTGCACTTAATTCTGCTCGATTTTATTATAtgagaaaaatgcttttttcatcaTTTCACACATCTTTTTGTCTAGAAACTCGAATTTGTTGTGATCCAAAAAGTATTAGTTTAAAAAACAGTTTTAGTCTCTCTCttttataaaattttgtatGCCGCCATCTTACattttcattccgcgtcgaacactcgacagaaacggacgtgcaaagtggtcgttctattacaatccggtccgtgtgtacgaatagccaaacaaaagagtgtattattcaaggccatcagttgacagtcgagtccgtgtcgctgtgctgagtgatctcacacccggctcactgctggtggctgtattggtgctgctgtactggtgctgctggctgctttgtgtgcagcttcgaacgatcggacaaccactgctgaaaggaagaagtaaagaggtacgtgttcttgtcggcgctagttcgctagtgcgctacatttagcgcgatggatatagatccctcgcctcccgtgccaccatccccgaacccccctgaccctgacccttctgttaccccctcccctgttcattctccagtcccccctcgccccaggctttacccggacggatctcaacagggcagctatactgtttattttcgtccaaaggcaggagtgaattcaaagcgattaaacatactgcaaatttcaaaagacctgacgaaggggtacaaggccgtgactgaaatttccaaggtccgacctaacaagctccgtgtcgtggtcagtgatctggcacaggccaatgctatcgcttgctctgagctcttcacacgcgagtatcgcgtttacatacccgcacgagacgtggagatcgacggtgtcataaccgattcgagtctgtctgtcgagtgtatcctaaaaagcgcaacaggttgcttcaaaaataccgaaacacaggcaaagattttggattgtaagcaattgcggtccatgtctctcgtcggcggtaaaaaagtttacactccgtcagactcgtttcgcgttacgtttgccggatctgcactccctagccacgtctcgatcgaccgggttcgtctgcctgtgcgattgtatgtaccccgtgttatgaattgcaccaattgcaagcagttaggccacacagctgcctactgctgcaataaggcacgatgtagcaagtgtggggagactcatgcggaagattcttgcagtgttaatgttgaaaaatgtattcactgtggggaaaaccagcatgagctctccacatgcccggtgtacatgcagcgcagagataaaatcaagcggtcacttaaggagcgttcaaagcgttcttacgctgagatgctgaagaagaccgtgaccacttctaccataacatcgaacccctttgatctgttgccccccgatgaaaccgattctgacgattcatcagccaatcctggggagtctaggaagaggaaaaatgtttcttctcctaaacttccccgtaaaggtcctaagatttcccaaagtgtaatgaaaagtacgaacaaaccaaacagtgctgcggaaaaaccgaagcaaactcctcctgggcttgcaaatttaaagtcccagaaggagttcccagcactgccaggaacatctaaaaccccagttgttccttttgcacatccagttgatgaaacaaactctggattagtgaaattttctgacattgtggactggatttttgaaaatttcaatatacccgatccaattaaaatttttcttacagcattcctcccaacagttagatcatttttgaagcagttgactgcccaatggcccctccttgcagcgattgtatccttcgatgcctaattcaactgcgtatatgaaggattctatctctgtcttacagtggaattgtagaagtattttaccaaaaattgattcgtttaaagttttgataaataaaaacaaatgcgatgcattttccctttgtgaaacttggcttacttcaaatattgatctcaacttccatgattttaatattattcgccttgatcgagacaccccatatggaggagtacttttagggattaaaaagtgctattctttctatcgtattaacctccccttgattccaggcatcgaagttgtcgcatgtcaaatgacaatacaaggtaaagagctttgtattgcctcaatatatattcctcccagagcacaggttgggcaacggctgctctttgatttaatagaacttcttccctcgccacgtttgattttgggagacttcaactctcatggcgtggtttggggttccccatacaatgataaccgctcctgtttaatctataacctttgcgatgacttcgacatgactattttaaacaacggtgaaatgacacgtatcccgaaacctccagcgcgcccaagcgctttggatctatccttatgttcgacgtcgctacggttggattgcacatggaaggtaatccttgatcctcacggtagcgaccatttgcctattcttatttcaattaatgacgggtcgactcgcatgcgaccaattgacattccgtatgacctcacacggaatgtcgattggaagttatacgaggaaatgatttcaaaagcggtcgagtcgattcaacatcatccaccacttgaagaatacaacctcctcgcgggcttgattctcgacgccgcgttgcaagcccaaacgaagaaatatcccggcgtaacgatcaaagaacggcctcccactccgtggtgggaccaagagtgctccgatgtctacacgcaaagatccgacgcgtttaaggcctaccagaagggaggtatacctggcgactatttacggtattcggagcttaataccaagcttaaaagtttggctaaagcaaagaaacgcggatattggcgtcggttcgtgaacgagacgtcgagggagacatcgatgagcactctttggaacacagcccgaagaatgcggaatcgcgtaatggtcaacgaaagcgaggagtcttcaagccggtggatatttgattttgccaggaaagtatgtccggactctgttcctgagcaaaacattgttcgcgatgcgtctccgggccacgacgcgatagaatcaccttttacgatggcagaattttcagttgccctcctgtcctgtaacaataacgcgcctgggttagatagaatcaaattcaacttgttgaagaatctacccggcaatgccaagaggtgcttgttgaacttgttcaataagttcctggagcaaaacattgtaccgcaggattggaggcaagtgaaggtgatcgccatccaaaaaccagggaaaccagcttctgatcacaactcttataggccgattgcaatgctatcctgtatccggaaattgatggaaaaaatgatactccgtcgtttagaccattgggtcgaatcaaatggtctactatcagatactcaatttggcttccgccgtgccaaagggacgaatgattgtcttgcgttgctttcaacagatattcagctggcgtatgctcgcaaagaacaaatggcgtctgcgttcttggacattaagggggcttttgattccgtttctattgacattctttcgggtaaacttcaccgacaaggattttctccaattttgaacaattttttgcacaatttgttgtccgaaaagcacatgcattttacgcacggcgatttggcaacttttcgcattagctacatgggtcttccccagggctcatgtttaagcccccttttttacaacttttatgtaaatgacatcaacgaatgtctggcaaattcatgcacgataagacaacttgcagacgacagtgtaatctctgttacaggagccaaagctgccgattttcaaggaccattgcaagataccttggacaatttgtctgcttgggctttacagctaggtatcgaattctctccggagaagactgagatagtagttttttctaggaagcatgaacctgctcagcttcaaacacaattaatgggtaaaacgatttctcaggttttggtacacaaatatcttggtgtctggttcgactctaaaagcacctggggttgtcacgtgaggtatctgatgaaaaaatgtcaacaaagagtgaattttcttcgtacaataaccggacaatggtggggagcccacccaggagaccttataaggctttaccaaacaacgatactgtctgttattgagtacgggtgtttctgcttccgctccgcagcaaacacacatttgatcaaactggagcgaatacaatatcggtgtttgcgtatcgccttgggttgcatgcaatcgacccatacgatgagtttggagatcttagctggagtactaccattgaaaaaccgcttctggagcctgtcttcttgtattctaatcaaatgtgaggttttgaaccgtcccgtgattgaaaattttgaaaggttaatcgaacttaattctcaaacccgttctatgacattgtatttcaatcacatgtcccaaaatattaacccttcttcgaatattccaaatcgtgtcgacttatcaaatacttctgattctactgtgtttttcgatacatccatgatagaagaaactcgtggaatcccggatcatttacgcgtgcagcagatccctaaatttttttccaataaatatcgaaacatcaactgcgacaatatgtactacactgacggatcacttcttgatgggtccactggcttcggtattttcaataacaatttagcCGTCTCccacaagctcgataatcctgcttctgtttacgtcgcagaattagctgcaattcagtacaccctagggattatcgaaaaaatgcccacggaccattatttcatctttacggacagtctcagttccattgaggctctccgatcgatgaaagatgttaagcactctccgtatttcctggggaaaatacgggaacatctgagtgctttatccgaaaaatctactcagattaccttagcgtgggtcccttctcactgctcgataccgggtaatgagaaagcggactctttggctaaggtgggcgcaacaaacggtgatatttatgtaagaccaattgcctttaatgaatttttcgcatttgtacgtcagaatacgatcatcagttggcaaaattcttggaccaagggggaactgggaaggtggttacattccataatccccaaggtatcgacgaacccgtggttcaaggggttggatgtaggtcgggatttcatttgcgcgatgtcccggcttatgtccaatcactatagatttgacgcgcatctccgtcgtgttgggctcggggagagtggtatctgtgcctgtggtgaaggttatcacgacatagagcacgttgtttggtcatgccctgtacaccgtgacgccaggtctagattaatagcttccctgcaggccgaaggtaggcagccggctgttcctgttcgtgatgtcttggcgagccgtg encodes:
- the LOC129724022 gene encoding uncharacterized protein LOC129724022 isoform X3; translation: MFPHTTCMLWNINNNKQKASVRIDPIDSGLREIGNFPARCTVIGNQIPDVATMETTDSSSYKRLISTTSNMIPSTITVTTTAATVTTVPYQPTHRMSDQDRPLFEALIADEYSENPRRRHACTGRFLTMHKRRRKKLNTRSLVLDQAILDDILHGQVQCILDRVGNWRFNAFTLETVTGGRSLPVLCVHLFHWYGLLDHFNLDVVRLWKLFSLIEEGYHSTNPYHNSIHATDVTQAMHCFLQERRILENLSPLEIMASLIGAVTHDLDHPGVNQPFLIATSNHLAALYENTSVLENHHWRSAVGCLLESGVAEQIQGIRPELEKQISSLILATDITRQQEFISKFREYLGRESLDMRDKEHRHFILQIALKCADISNPCRPWDISKKWSMKVCEEFFRQGDYERQLNLPVTSLCDRHSTSVPKIQTGFFKFVVTPLMDEWHRFLKTDLSHNMMYHLKFNQNQWESKLQAEINEETRTEISDAELLEEEVADESDDQDEPALDLSDSSEVLIPNISKFERRGSLQIPGFCSARNERRFSVPVHSIPKIVLPARDHRGSNHPPESIQESDEHKFDNDSLSIFSSDSDSLHRGARGSSTGSTADRERPLSAENLLPDCSIASMTDGVCGDRLNLVLHGAVSVGNTANLLTVGTSKHLIRQQTFPPLQPYIRTRYMSSQAELGACPEALLESNSSSSSSNSHPDGNSESRGVLVAKKKETSKRETDSSSSVDKAKIPKLSLGQKENLDPSMLKRTLSRRRGSAPVTVALPPKPTDPELNVPFIIKGCDLRRGSVPAEFITTMHTKDQTNGTQPEPPSLPNNIGPVYNTQRRGSVPCEGSNSVVIRSSFSIKRRSAKKALRRRSSGGAEILSPILSEDATPGSSSASSTAWQRFKRRTDTDNLLSRRRGSLPVEVLTIGYSGTLRH
- the LOC129724022 gene encoding uncharacterized protein LOC129724022 isoform X1, which translates into the protein MQRCGLCSIISSLLRRAMCVGSRRGSGESYYQELPETNVRMKSSVKTRSSSHIKIPDVATMETTDSSSYKRLISTTSNMIPSTITVTTTAATVTTVPYQPTHRMSDQDRPLFEALIADEYSENPRRRHACTGRFLTMHKRRRKKLNTRSLVLDQAILDDILHGQVQCILDRVGNWRFNAFTLETVTGGRSLPVLCVHLFHWYGLLDHFNLDVVRLWKLFSLIEEGYHSTNPYHNSIHATDVTQAMHCFLQERRILENLSPLEIMASLIGAVTHDLDHPGVNQPFLIATSNHLAALYENTSVLENHHWRSAVGCLLESGVAEQIQGIRPELEKQISSLILATDITRQQEFISKFREYLGRESLDMRDKEHRHFILQIALKCADISNPCRPWDISKKWSMKVCEEFFRQGDYERQLNLPVTSLCDRHSTSVPKIQTGFFKFVVTPLMDEWHRFLKTDLSHNMMYHLKFNQNQWESKLQAEINEETRTEISDAELLEEEVADESDDQDEPALDLSDSSEVLIPNISKFERRGSLQIPGFCSARNERRFSVPVHSIPKIVLPARDHRGSNHPPESIQESDEHKFDNDSLSIFSSDSDSLHRGARGSSTGSTADRERPLSAENLLPDCSIASMTDGVCGDRLNLVLHGAVSVGNTANLLTVGTSKHLIRQQTFPPLQPYIRTRYMSSQAELGACPEALLESNSSSSSSNSHPDGNSESRGVLVAKKKETSKRETDSSSSVDKAKIPKLSLGQKENLDPSMLKRTLSRRRGSAPVTVALPPKPTDPELNVPFIIKGCDLRRGSVPAEFITTMHTKDQTNGTQPEPPSLPNNIGPVYNTQRRGSVPCEGSNSVVIRSSFSIKRRSAKKALRRRSSGGAEILSPILSEDATPGSSSASSTAWQRFKRRTDTDNLLSRRRGSLPVEVLTIGYSGTLRH
- the LOC129724022 gene encoding uncharacterized protein LOC129724022 isoform X2 — its product is MQRCGLCSIISSLLRRAMCVGSRRGSGESYYQELPETNVCSKKLSSTRTISIPDVATMETTDSSSYKRLISTTSNMIPSTITVTTTAATVTTVPYQPTHRMSDQDRPLFEALIADEYSENPRRRHACTGRFLTMHKRRRKKLNTRSLVLDQAILDDILHGQVQCILDRVGNWRFNAFTLETVTGGRSLPVLCVHLFHWYGLLDHFNLDVVRLWKLFSLIEEGYHSTNPYHNSIHATDVTQAMHCFLQERRILENLSPLEIMASLIGAVTHDLDHPGVNQPFLIATSNHLAALYENTSVLENHHWRSAVGCLLESGVAEQIQGIRPELEKQISSLILATDITRQQEFISKFREYLGRESLDMRDKEHRHFILQIALKCADISNPCRPWDISKKWSMKVCEEFFRQGDYERQLNLPVTSLCDRHSTSVPKIQTGFFKFVVTPLMDEWHRFLKTDLSHNMMYHLKFNQNQWESKLQAEINEETRTEISDAELLEEEVADESDDQDEPALDLSDSSEVLIPNISKFERRGSLQIPGFCSARNERRFSVPVHSIPKIVLPARDHRGSNHPPESIQESDEHKFDNDSLSIFSSDSDSLHRGARGSSTGSTADRERPLSAENLLPDCSIASMTDGVCGDRLNLVLHGAVSVGNTANLLTVGTSKHLIRQQTFPPLQPYIRTRYMSSQAELGACPEALLESNSSSSSSNSHPDGNSESRGVLVAKKKETSKRETDSSSSVDKAKIPKLSLGQKENLDPSMLKRTLSRRRGSAPVTVALPPKPTDPELNVPFIIKGCDLRRGSVPAEFITTMHTKDQTNGTQPEPPSLPNNIGPVYNTQRRGSVPCEGSNSVVIRSSFSIKRRSAKKALRRRSSGGAEILSPILSEDATPGSSSASSTAWQRFKRRTDTDNLLSRRRGSLPVEVLTIGYSGTLRH
- the LOC129724022 gene encoding cAMP-specific 3',5'-cyclic phosphodiesterase 4A-like isoform X5; the encoded protein is MIPSTITVTTTAATVTTVPYQPTHRMSDQDRPLFEALIADEYSENPRRRHACTGRFLTMHKRRRKKLNTRSLVLDQAILDDILHGQVQCILDRVGNWRFNAFTLETVTGGRSLPVLCVHLFHWYGLLDHFNLDVVRLWKLFSLIEEGYHSTNPYHNSIHATDVTQAMHCFLQERRILENLSPLEIMASLIGAVTHDLDHPGVNQPFLIATSNHLAALYENTSVLENHHWRSAVGCLLESGVAEQIQGIRPELEKQISSLILATDITRQQEFISKFREYLGRESLDMRDKEHRHFILQIALKCADISNPCRPWDISKKWSMKVCEEFFRQGDYERQLNLPVTSLCDRHSTSVPKIQTGFFKFVVTPLMDEWHRFLKTDLSHNMMYHLKFNQNQWESKLQAEINEETRTEISDAELLEEEVADESDDQDEPALDLSDSSEVLIPNISKFERRGSLQIPGFCSARNERRFSVPVHSIPKIVLPARDHRGSNHPPESIQESDEHKFDNDSLSIFSSDSDSLHRGARGSSTGSTADRERPLSAENLLPDCSIASMTDGVCGDRLNLVLHGAVSVGNTANLLTVGTSKHLIRQQTFPPLQPYIRTRYMSSQAELGACPEALLESNSSSSSSNSHPDGNSESRGVLVAKKKETSKRETDSSSSVDKAKIPKLSLGQKENLDPSMLKRTLSRRRGSAPVTVALPPKPTDPELNVPFIIKGCDLRRGSVPAEFITTMHTKDQTNGTQPEPPSLPNNIGPVYNTQRRGSVPCEGSNSVVIRSSFSIKRRSAKKALRRRSSGGAEILSPILSEDATPGSSSASSTAWQRFKRRTDTDNLLSRRRGSLPVEVLTIGYSGTLRH
- the LOC129724022 gene encoding uncharacterized protein LOC129724022 isoform X4, which encodes MQRCGLCSIISSLLRRAMCVGSRRGSGESYYQELPETNIPDVATMETTDSSSYKRLISTTSNMIPSTITVTTTAATVTTVPYQPTHRMSDQDRPLFEALIADEYSENPRRRHACTGRFLTMHKRRRKKLNTRSLVLDQAILDDILHGQVQCILDRVGNWRFNAFTLETVTGGRSLPVLCVHLFHWYGLLDHFNLDVVRLWKLFSLIEEGYHSTNPYHNSIHATDVTQAMHCFLQERRILENLSPLEIMASLIGAVTHDLDHPGVNQPFLIATSNHLAALYENTSVLENHHWRSAVGCLLESGVAEQIQGIRPELEKQISSLILATDITRQQEFISKFREYLGRESLDMRDKEHRHFILQIALKCADISNPCRPWDISKKWSMKVCEEFFRQGDYERQLNLPVTSLCDRHSTSVPKIQTGFFKFVVTPLMDEWHRFLKTDLSHNMMYHLKFNQNQWESKLQAEINEETRTEISDAELLEEEVADESDDQDEPALDLSDSSEVLIPNISKFERRGSLQIPGFCSARNERRFSVPVHSIPKIVLPARDHRGSNHPPESIQESDEHKFDNDSLSIFSSDSDSLHRGARGSSTGSTADRERPLSAENLLPDCSIASMTDGVCGDRLNLVLHGAVSVGNTANLLTVGTSKHLIRQQTFPPLQPYIRTRYMSSQAELGACPEALLESNSSSSSSNSHPDGNSESRGVLVAKKKETSKRETDSSSSVDKAKIPKLSLGQKENLDPSMLKRTLSRRRGSAPVTVALPPKPTDPELNVPFIIKGCDLRRGSVPAEFITTMHTKDQTNGTQPEPPSLPNNIGPVYNTQRRGSVPCEGSNSVVIRSSFSIKRRSAKKALRRRSSGGAEILSPILSEDATPGSSSASSTAWQRFKRRTDTDNLLSRRRGSLPVEVLTIGYSGTLRH